Sequence from the Gloeocapsopsis dulcis genome:
TTTTACACGACCACCTCTAATCATCACAACTGAGTGTTCTTGCAAGTTATGACCAATACCAGGAATGTATGCTGTGACTTCAAAGCCAGAGGTAAGGCGTACTCTTGCTACTTTACGTAGGGCAGAGTTGGGTTTTTTGGGGGTCGTTGTATAAACCCTTGTACATACACCTCGGCGCTGTGGGCATTCCTTCAGTGCTGGTGACTTTGTTTTCTTGGTTGTTAGTTGACGTTCGCTACGAATAAGTTGCTGTATGGTTGGCATGGGTTACAGCACGTAAAGTTTTTTACTGCTTCTAAGATTTAACAAATTCTGAGTATAACAAATATATTAACGGTGTGTCAAATAGATGAGGTCAGAGCTTGTGTAATGTCTTAACTATTGCTGTTCCTCACCTCCGAACTCTAACTCAAAAGTTAGCCATTTAAAGCAAATGAAATACCGCAACTACAGGTACTACTCGCATTAGGATTATGAAAGCGAAAACCTCCTCCCATTAAATCTTCGGAGTAATCAAGGAGGAGGTTGTTAACGTAGTCTAGGCTTTGGGCATCAACCACTACTGTTAGTCCGCAACATTCATAAATGCGATCGCTGGGCGCAATCTCAGTGTCAAATGCCATTTCATATATCAAGCTAGAGCAGCCACCAGCTTCGACTTTTAACCGAAAGAAAACATCTTGTTGCTGTTTTGATTTAAGACGCTGAATTTCGTTAGCGGCAGACGTACTGAGACGAACCATGATATCCAAAAAATAGGGAGTAGTTGTGTCGTCTTGTAGACAAATATTCAAGACATAGGAATCAGGTCGCACATTTGACCTGCTTCCCTACAAAGCATTTTATCGGTTTTCTTGATACTTATTTTGTCCGAGAGTAGTCATCTTGAAAGCGAACAATGTCATCTTCTCCTAAGTACTCGCCATTTTGCACTTCGATAATAACGAGTGGAATGACACCAGGGTTTTCCAAGCGGTGGTTCGTACACTGAGGAACGTAGGTTGATTGATTATTTGTCAATAAAATTTCTGCGTCACCACAAGTTACTCTTGCTGTACCTGAAACAACAATCCAATGTTCGCTGCGGTGGTGATGCATTTGCAGGCTCAGACGATGCCCTGGTTTAACTTCAATTCGCTTAATTTTATATCCGCGTCCCTCTTCTAGAACTGTAAATGCTCCCCAGGGTCTGAGTTCAGTAGCTGCAATGCCTTTGTGACTTACAGACGGTAGAGGTACTGCTGTAGGCTCGTGGACTGTTTCTTGAGCCTGGACCATAAATATTTCTCCTTAGATATAGAACGAAGCTGTACGATGAATAAAAAATAGGAAACTGACTTTGTGTTTAAGATGTTCAAATGGCAAATATAGCCCAAGATAGCAAACTCTGGCTAGCAACTGTCACTACAAAATGTGGCAGTTTTATATGTTTATAACAACTCTTCATCAGTTGTGGGATATGTTTAAGTAATCTTTAACTTTGGTAGCCATTAGCTTTTAATTCAGCCGAATACCAAGCACTAAATGCTCGCTGTTGACTATACTAACTGCGAGGTTGAAGGAAAATACCAAGTCCATTGTGGATGCGAGCAGCGGTACGAGGCGAACGATCGAGTAGTTGTCCTCCCAAATAAAGACTTGTTGAACTACCACCATCAAGATTTAAAGCATCAACACAGCCGAGGTGTTGCATAATTTGGGCAATTTCAGTCAAGCTAGGACCAGCCCCACCAGCGCGATTATGGACAGCAGCAATGAGGAGGTTTCCTGTTGTCGTTGTACCGATCGCACTACGTGAAGCTTTTTGACGGCTAAAAGC
This genomic interval carries:
- the rpsL gene encoding 30S ribosomal protein S12; the protein is MPTIQQLIRSERQLTTKKTKSPALKECPQRRGVCTRVYTTTPKKPNSALRKVARVRLTSGFEVTAYIPGIGHNLQEHSVVMIRGGRVKDLPGVRYHIIRGTLDTAGVKDRKQGRSKYGTKRPK
- a CDS encoding cupin domain-containing protein, whose translation is MVQAQETVHEPTAVPLPSVSHKGIAATELRPWGAFTVLEEGRGYKIKRIEVKPGHRLSLQMHHHRSEHWIVVSGTARVTCGDAEILLTNNQSTYVPQCTNHRLENPGVIPLVIIEVQNGEYLGEDDIVRFQDDYSRTK
- a CDS encoding HesB/IscA family protein, with protein sequence MRPDSYVLNICLQDDTTTPYFLDIMVRLSTSAANEIQRLKSKQQQDVFFRLKVEAGGCSSLIYEMAFDTEIAPSDRIYECCGLTVVVDAQSLDYVNNLLLDYSEDLMGGGFRFHNPNASSTCSCGISFALNG